A region of Streptomyces sp. R44 DNA encodes the following proteins:
- a CDS encoding PaaX family transcriptional regulator C-terminal domain-containing protein, with protein sequence MTQPAPTTETGPAAEPGSPPRPQSLMLTFFGIHVLGTGTALSSASVIDAFARVDVGEDAVRSTLTRMVARGLLERHRRGRRMYFSLTPRAAEVLADGQERIHRTGAVNRAWDGTWTLVGFSLPESWRSERHDLRSRLVWAGFGPLQSGLWVAPGRVDVAPIAAELGLGDRIRAFHGEAAAPTEAGPLLRTAFDVDAIADGYRAFLARWGADTASGEARDDLGRLLLLHTDWLDLVRRDPHLPAEHLPADWPAESAETLFRELSAHYEPGARRIAEEILDRWEPEV encoded by the coding sequence GTGACACAGCCCGCCCCGACCACAGAGACCGGACCCGCCGCCGAACCCGGCTCTCCGCCCCGCCCCCAGTCCCTGATGCTGACCTTCTTCGGCATCCACGTCCTCGGCACCGGAACCGCCCTGTCCTCGGCGAGCGTGATCGACGCCTTCGCCCGGGTCGACGTCGGCGAGGACGCCGTCCGCTCCACGCTGACCCGCATGGTCGCCCGCGGACTGCTCGAACGGCACCGGCGCGGCCGCAGGATGTACTTCTCGCTCACGCCCCGCGCCGCCGAGGTCCTCGCCGACGGTCAGGAACGGATCCACCGCACCGGCGCCGTCAACCGCGCCTGGGACGGCACCTGGACCCTGGTCGGCTTCTCGCTGCCCGAGTCCTGGCGCAGCGAACGCCACGACCTGCGCTCACGGCTCGTCTGGGCGGGCTTCGGCCCGCTGCAGAGCGGCCTCTGGGTGGCCCCCGGCCGGGTGGACGTCGCCCCCATCGCGGCCGAGCTCGGGCTGGGGGACCGTATCAGGGCCTTCCACGGCGAGGCCGCCGCACCGACCGAGGCCGGCCCCCTGCTCCGTACCGCCTTCGACGTCGACGCGATCGCCGACGGCTACCGCGCCTTCCTGGCCCGCTGGGGCGCGGACACCGCCTCCGGCGAGGCGCGCGACGACCTCGGCAGGCTGCTCCTGCTCCACACCGACTGGCTCGACCTGGTCCGCCGGGACCCGCACCTGCCCGCCGAGCACCTGCCGGCCGACTGGCCCGCCGAGTCCGCCGAGACCCTCTTCCGCGAGCTCTCCGCCCACTACGAGCCGGGAGCCCGGCGGATCGCGGAGGAGATCCTGGACCGCTGGGAACCGGAGGTGTGA